In Betta splendens chromosome 22, fBetSpl5.4, whole genome shotgun sequence, the following proteins share a genomic window:
- the lrrc9 gene encoding leucine-rich repeat-containing protein 9 isoform X4 — MTHSERQKHRGDEEVVKDLCAANGVSYERAAQDGAGLRSLEAFFSGFPRMVGLSLFPALQQLTVLGQDVEHVEGLQDCPLLRELWVAECRLTVISGLQSCLQLRKLYLYDNDISEIANLESQVNLEVLWLNNNRIARIQGLNTLQSLKELNLADNIIEKIGHSLDHNVSLENLNLSGNKISSFKELTPLASLLHLKELALMDPTSRPNPVCLLFNYATHVLFHAPGLRRLDTYDVSGRQIKEAAESTVMKKMMYYNMRVRGAQRTLAETRRSLTERKGILLQFPEESVRTLTYVLKDLERELAWLTPQRSAGGEPAFANSVNSDPDTDDSLGPVEPKILLKMEKLKERLRFWTGRLQEIEAWFEQELAQATNTMRRTVRFLTMELESVGNVRLEEGSATDSWFSSCSDLLLSRFSHPDYKKHGVAGVKVNRVVRIHNSALRLRFEDKLHALLATEDSGVTSKNYRRCLDHLFYAADPERSSEEDETLSIVERGFEPVGQNQELLREAVPLSNSLSVCEQPRIEYVLRHSKLRKDTFRNGQIIVSKVFVGQSMPIKEGEPMDEKIYPNVHSVYVNVDPKPRAALSEAPGDPSCSPRRRRWFVFDPELVLPEYILYFEYLFEDQEEDVASAHHTDQTSSNGVFADREAVDMEPVLKARPKLLVLDDKNLLKAARASVLSQITVLNLHGNSLSRLKGISRLTALRHLTISFNKFSRLDDVSHMPGLEFLDASFNQVETLQGLRGLGKLTQLHVRWNRLSNAREEAAALRKHAPALLHLDARHNCWKRPAAVRTLILGRLTTLTHLDDVMVTEEEAAEAARVAAGTQITQASLLTHSRAGAERPRSLSLLPTVQLLCVLSPAPWGLSRELEPNWTSKITALNLDSQRISKLINLERLENLRWASFNDNDISKVEGLGGCVRLEELSLNDNSISTLTGLSNLHCLIKLSVDRNQLSALEQLPGLSFLSVESNCINSLRGIQGLRSLCELYAANNHISTSRDIYHLKGLTNIIILDLYGNPLLEKLENYRIYVVFHVPSLKALDGIAVEMNESESAKDIFGGRLNPDMVAERLGHSSYTDITFLSLQSCSIRVVDLSPAEAFSNLRSLNLDHNGLTSFSGLVYLPSIKALSLNYNHIESILPRQKVHLTNRQLLYSKVHSSGYGQQSSSRPSSWGHRQPGAIDGKPGGAAFES; from the exons ATGACCCACAGCGAGAGGCAGAAGCATCGCGGGGACGAGGAGGTGGTCAAAGATCTG TGCGCCGCCAACGGCGTGTCCTACGAGAGGGCGGCCCAGGACGGGGCCGGCCTCCGCTCCCTGGAGGCCTTCTTCAGCGGCTTCCCCCGCATGGTCGGCCTCTCCCTCTtcccggcgctgcagcagctcacggTCCTGGGCCAGGACGTGGAGCACGTGGAGGGCCTTCAGGACTGCCCTCTGCTGCGGGAGCTCTGGGTCGCCGAGTGTCGTCTGACC GTGATATCTGGGCTTCAGAGCTGTCTGCAGCTGCGGAAACTCTACCTTTACGACAATGACATCAGTGAAATAGCGAATTTAGAATCGCAGGTCAACCTCGAGGTGCTGTGGCTCAACAATAACCGCATCGCTCGTATTCAG ggTTTGAACACGCTTCAAAGTCTCAAAGAACTAAACCTTGCTGACAACATTATTGAAAAGATTG GGCACAGCCTTGATCATAATGTCAGCCTTGAGAATCTTAATCTGTCAGGGAACAAGATAAGCTCCTTTAAG GAGCTCACCCCTCTGGcctccctgctccacctgaagGAGCTGGCGCTGATGGACCCGACGTCCCGCCCGAACCCGGTGTGTCTGCTCTTCAACTACGCCACGCACGTCCTGTTCCACGCGCCGGGCCTGCGGCGCCTCGACACGTACGACGTCTCCGGCAGGCAAATCAAGGAGGCGGCCGAG TCCACCGTCATGAAGAAGATGATGTACTACAACATGCGCGTGCGTGGCGCTCAGAGGACGCTGGCGGAAACCAGGCGGAGTCTGACGGAGAGGAAGGGAATCCTGCTCCAGTTCCCTGAGGAATCCGTCAGGACGCTCACCTACGTCCTCAAAGAC CTCGAGAGGGAACTCGCCTGGTTGACGCCTCAACGCTCAGCGGGGGGTGAACCCGCGTTCGCTAACTCGGTCAACAGTGACCCAGACACCGACGACAGCCTGGGTCCCGTGGAGCCCAAAATACTTCTCAAGATGGAGAAACTGAAGGAGAGGCTGAGGTTCTGGACCGGAAGGCTGCAGGA gatTGAAGCCTGGTTTGAGCAGGAGTTGGCTCAGGCCACGAACACGATGCGGCGCACGGTTCGGTTCCTGACGATGGAGCTGGAGAGTGTTGGAAACGTCCGTTTGGAGGAGGGCAGCGCCACAGATTCCTG GTTCTCGTCCTGTTCCGACCTCCTGCTTTCCCGCTTCTCGCATCCGGATTATAAGAAACACGGCGTCGCCGGCGTGAAGGTCAACCGGGTCGTTCGCATCCACAACAGCGCCCTGAGGCTCCGCTTTGAGGACAAACTGCACGCTCTACTCGCCACCGAGGACTCTGGTGTCACGTCAAA GAATTACAGGCGCTGCCTGGACCACTTGTTCTACGCGGCCGACCCTGAACGAagcagcgaggaggacgagACGCTGAGCATCGTGGAGCGTGGCTTTGAACCTGTCGGTCAGAACCAG GAGCTGTTGAGGGAGGCTGTACCTTTATCCAACAGCCTGAGTGTCTGCGAGCAACCGAGGATTGAATACGTGCTGCGTCATTCAAAGCTCAGAAAGGACACATTCAGGAACG GACAGATTATTGTCTCCAAAGTATTTGTGGGTCAAAGTATGCCCATCAAAGAGGGGGAACCCATGGACGAGAAGATCTACCCCAATGTGCACTCAGTGTACGTCAATGTGGACCCGAAGCCCAGAGCTGCGCTGAGTGAAG CGCCCGGCGATCCGAGCTGCAGCCCCAGACGCAGGCGGTGGTTCGTCTTCGACCCCGAGCTCGTCCTGCCCGAGTACATCCTTTACTTTGAATACCTGTTTGAG GATCAAGAGGAAGACGTGGCGTCGGCGCATCACACGGACCAAACGTCGTCCAACGGCGTCTTCGCGGACAGGGAAGCGGTCGACATGGAGCCGGTGCTGAAAGCACGACCCAAGTTACTGGTCCTGGACGATAAGAACCTGCTCAAAGCGGCCAGAGCCTCGGTCCTGAGTCAGATCACC GTGCTCAACCTTCATGGTAACAGTCTGAGCAGGTTGAAGGGCATTTCCCGCCTCACGGCTCTGCGGCACCTCACCATCAGCTTCAACAAGTTCTCGCGCCTCGATGACGTTTCTCACATG CCCGGCCTAGAGTTTTTGGACGCCAGCTTCAACCAGGTGGAGACGCTGCAGGGCCTGAGGGGACTGGGGAAGCTCACACAGCTCCACGTGCGCTGGAACCGGCTGTCGAACGCccgagaggaggcggcggcgctgaggAAACACGCGCCGGCTCTGCTCCACCTGGACGCCCGCCACAACTGCTGGAAGAGG CCCGCAGCCGTCAGAACGCTCATCCTGGGCCGGTTGACCACGCTCACGCACCTGGATGACGTCATGGTgacggaggaggaagctgcGGAAGCTGCTCGCGTGGCTGCTGGGACCCAGATCACACAG GCTTCGCTCTTGACGCACTCGCGTGCTGGCGCCGAACGTCCCCGTAGTCTCAGCCTGCTGCCCACAGTCCAGCTCCTGTGCGTCCTCAGTCCCGCCCCCTGGGGCCTGAGCCGAGAGCTGGAGCCGAACTGGACCTCCAAG ATCACTGCCTTGAACCTTGACAGCCAGAGAATTTCCAAGCTGATCAATCTGGAGCGCCTGGAGAATCTGCGCTGGGCTTCCTTTAACGACAACGACATCTCGAAGGTGGAGGGCCTTGGTGGCTGCGTCAGACTGGAGGAGCTGTCCCTCAATGACAACAGCATCAGCACCCTCACCG GTCTGTCAAATCTGCATTGTCTAATTAAGCTGAGTGTGGATCGAAACCAGCTGTcggctctggagcagctgccCGGTCTGTCCTTTCTGTCTGTGGAGAGCAACTGCATCAACTCCCTACGCGGCATCCAGGGCCTCCGCTCGCTCTGTGAGCTCTACGCAGCCAACAACCACATTTCTACATCCCGGGATATTTACCATCTGAAG GGACTGACAAACATCATCATCTTGGATCTTTATGGGAATCCTTTATTAGAGAAACTGGAAAACTATCGGATATATGTGGTGTTCCACGTGCCGTCTCTGAAAGCATTGGATGGAATTgcagtg GAGATGAATGAGAGCGAAAGTGCAAAAGACATATTTGGAGGAAGACTCAACCCAGACATGGTAGCAGAGCGACTGGGCCACTCCAGCTACACAGACATTACCTTCCTCTCGCTCCAGTCCTGCTCCATAAG GGTGGTTGACCTGTCTCCAGCAGAAGCCTTCAGCAACCTTCGTAGCCTCAACTTAGATCACAACGGCCTCACCTCGTTCTCGGGCCTCGTCTACCTCCCCAGCATCAAA GCGCTGTCTCTGAACTACAACCACATTGAGTCCATCCTGCCCCGGCAGAAAGTCCACCTGACGAACAGACAGCTGCTCTACAGCAAAGTTCACTCCAGTGGTTATGGTCAACAGAGCTCATCAAGACCCAGCAG CTGGGGCCACCGCCAGCCTGGAGCCATTGATGGGAAGCCTGGAGGTGCTGCATTTGAGTCATAA
- the lrrc9 gene encoding leucine-rich repeat-containing protein 9 isoform X1 has product MTHSERQKHRGDEEVVKDLCAANGVSYERAAQDGAGLRSLEAFFSGFPRMVGLSLFPALQQLTVLGQDVEHVEGLQDCPLLRELWVAECRLTVISGLQSCLQLRKLYLYDNDISEIANLESQVNLEVLWLNNNRIARIQGLNTLQSLKELNLADNIIEKIGHSLDHNVSLENLNLSGNKISSFKELTPLASLLHLKELALMDPTSRPNPVCLLFNYATHVLFHAPGLRRLDTYDVSGRQIKEAAESTVMKKMMYYNMRVRGAQRTLAETRRSLTERKGILLQFPEESVRTLTYVLKDLERELAWLTPQRSAGGEPAFANSVNSDPDTDDSLGPVEPKILLKMEKLKERLRFWTGRLQEIEAWFEQELAQATNTMRRTVRFLTMELESVGNVRLEEGSATDSWFSSCSDLLLSRFSHPDYKKHGVAGVKVNRVVRIHNSALRLRFEDKLHALLATEDSGVTSKNYRRCLDHLFYAADPERSSEEDETLSIVERGFEPVGQNQELLREAVPLSNSLSVCEQPRIEYVLRHSKLRKDTFRNGQIIVSKVFVGQSMPIKEGEPMDEKIYPNVHSVYVNVDPKPRAALSEAPGDPSCSPRRRRWFVFDPELVLPEYILYFEYLFEDQEEDVASAHHTDQTSSNGVFADREAVDMEPVLKARPKLLVLDDKNLLKAARASVLSQITVLNLHGNSLSRLKGISRLTALRHLTISFNKFSRLDDVSHMPGLEFLDASFNQVETLQGLRGLGKLTQLHVRWNRLSNAREEAAALRKHAPALLHLDARHNCWKRPAAVRTLILGRLTTLTHLDDVMVTEEEAAEAARVAAGTQITQASLLTHSRAGAERPRSLSLLPTVQLLCVLSPAPWGLSRELEPNWTSKITALNLDSQRISKLINLERLENLRWASFNDNDISKVEGLGGCVRLEELSLNDNSISTLTGLSNLHCLIKLSVDRNQLSALEQLPGLSFLSVESNCINSLRGIQGLRSLCELYAANNHISTSRDIYHLKGLTNIIILDLYGNPLLEKLENYRIYVVFHVPSLKALDGIAVEMNESESAKDIFGGRLNPDMVAERLGHSSYTDITFLSLQSCSIRVVDLSPAEAFSNLRSLNLDHNGLTSFSGLVYLPSIKALSLNYNHIESILPRQKVHLTNRQLLYSKVHSSGYGQQSSSRPSREAGATASLEPLMGSLEVLHLSHNGISNMANLQLSRLTNLKALFLQGNEISQVEGLEGLHQLRELVLDRNRIKALAETSFAGQGALLQLHLAENRVRELNHLHPLTELRKLFLGLNKLQDITELDKLDVLPSLTELSVIGNPVARNSLHRPAVVLRLTRLQVLDGMVVTLEERTRAELLHMDPSPCSQHCGGSLPTAELNLPGLLLPLVPPNPLLRGTSLSGGLQHFIREHSILPNNMDEAPSYTYKQKKHKCSNAARSTQTDVSFRRPRRTGSSLPTPGPLSDGNRGIITYPSQEQDSRFPSGSKPPTM; this is encoded by the exons ATGACCCACAGCGAGAGGCAGAAGCATCGCGGGGACGAGGAGGTGGTCAAAGATCTG TGCGCCGCCAACGGCGTGTCCTACGAGAGGGCGGCCCAGGACGGGGCCGGCCTCCGCTCCCTGGAGGCCTTCTTCAGCGGCTTCCCCCGCATGGTCGGCCTCTCCCTCTtcccggcgctgcagcagctcacggTCCTGGGCCAGGACGTGGAGCACGTGGAGGGCCTTCAGGACTGCCCTCTGCTGCGGGAGCTCTGGGTCGCCGAGTGTCGTCTGACC GTGATATCTGGGCTTCAGAGCTGTCTGCAGCTGCGGAAACTCTACCTTTACGACAATGACATCAGTGAAATAGCGAATTTAGAATCGCAGGTCAACCTCGAGGTGCTGTGGCTCAACAATAACCGCATCGCTCGTATTCAG ggTTTGAACACGCTTCAAAGTCTCAAAGAACTAAACCTTGCTGACAACATTATTGAAAAGATTG GGCACAGCCTTGATCATAATGTCAGCCTTGAGAATCTTAATCTGTCAGGGAACAAGATAAGCTCCTTTAAG GAGCTCACCCCTCTGGcctccctgctccacctgaagGAGCTGGCGCTGATGGACCCGACGTCCCGCCCGAACCCGGTGTGTCTGCTCTTCAACTACGCCACGCACGTCCTGTTCCACGCGCCGGGCCTGCGGCGCCTCGACACGTACGACGTCTCCGGCAGGCAAATCAAGGAGGCGGCCGAG TCCACCGTCATGAAGAAGATGATGTACTACAACATGCGCGTGCGTGGCGCTCAGAGGACGCTGGCGGAAACCAGGCGGAGTCTGACGGAGAGGAAGGGAATCCTGCTCCAGTTCCCTGAGGAATCCGTCAGGACGCTCACCTACGTCCTCAAAGAC CTCGAGAGGGAACTCGCCTGGTTGACGCCTCAACGCTCAGCGGGGGGTGAACCCGCGTTCGCTAACTCGGTCAACAGTGACCCAGACACCGACGACAGCCTGGGTCCCGTGGAGCCCAAAATACTTCTCAAGATGGAGAAACTGAAGGAGAGGCTGAGGTTCTGGACCGGAAGGCTGCAGGA gatTGAAGCCTGGTTTGAGCAGGAGTTGGCTCAGGCCACGAACACGATGCGGCGCACGGTTCGGTTCCTGACGATGGAGCTGGAGAGTGTTGGAAACGTCCGTTTGGAGGAGGGCAGCGCCACAGATTCCTG GTTCTCGTCCTGTTCCGACCTCCTGCTTTCCCGCTTCTCGCATCCGGATTATAAGAAACACGGCGTCGCCGGCGTGAAGGTCAACCGGGTCGTTCGCATCCACAACAGCGCCCTGAGGCTCCGCTTTGAGGACAAACTGCACGCTCTACTCGCCACCGAGGACTCTGGTGTCACGTCAAA GAATTACAGGCGCTGCCTGGACCACTTGTTCTACGCGGCCGACCCTGAACGAagcagcgaggaggacgagACGCTGAGCATCGTGGAGCGTGGCTTTGAACCTGTCGGTCAGAACCAG GAGCTGTTGAGGGAGGCTGTACCTTTATCCAACAGCCTGAGTGTCTGCGAGCAACCGAGGATTGAATACGTGCTGCGTCATTCAAAGCTCAGAAAGGACACATTCAGGAACG GACAGATTATTGTCTCCAAAGTATTTGTGGGTCAAAGTATGCCCATCAAAGAGGGGGAACCCATGGACGAGAAGATCTACCCCAATGTGCACTCAGTGTACGTCAATGTGGACCCGAAGCCCAGAGCTGCGCTGAGTGAAG CGCCCGGCGATCCGAGCTGCAGCCCCAGACGCAGGCGGTGGTTCGTCTTCGACCCCGAGCTCGTCCTGCCCGAGTACATCCTTTACTTTGAATACCTGTTTGAG GATCAAGAGGAAGACGTGGCGTCGGCGCATCACACGGACCAAACGTCGTCCAACGGCGTCTTCGCGGACAGGGAAGCGGTCGACATGGAGCCGGTGCTGAAAGCACGACCCAAGTTACTGGTCCTGGACGATAAGAACCTGCTCAAAGCGGCCAGAGCCTCGGTCCTGAGTCAGATCACC GTGCTCAACCTTCATGGTAACAGTCTGAGCAGGTTGAAGGGCATTTCCCGCCTCACGGCTCTGCGGCACCTCACCATCAGCTTCAACAAGTTCTCGCGCCTCGATGACGTTTCTCACATG CCCGGCCTAGAGTTTTTGGACGCCAGCTTCAACCAGGTGGAGACGCTGCAGGGCCTGAGGGGACTGGGGAAGCTCACACAGCTCCACGTGCGCTGGAACCGGCTGTCGAACGCccgagaggaggcggcggcgctgaggAAACACGCGCCGGCTCTGCTCCACCTGGACGCCCGCCACAACTGCTGGAAGAGG CCCGCAGCCGTCAGAACGCTCATCCTGGGCCGGTTGACCACGCTCACGCACCTGGATGACGTCATGGTgacggaggaggaagctgcGGAAGCTGCTCGCGTGGCTGCTGGGACCCAGATCACACAG GCTTCGCTCTTGACGCACTCGCGTGCTGGCGCCGAACGTCCCCGTAGTCTCAGCCTGCTGCCCACAGTCCAGCTCCTGTGCGTCCTCAGTCCCGCCCCCTGGGGCCTGAGCCGAGAGCTGGAGCCGAACTGGACCTCCAAG ATCACTGCCTTGAACCTTGACAGCCAGAGAATTTCCAAGCTGATCAATCTGGAGCGCCTGGAGAATCTGCGCTGGGCTTCCTTTAACGACAACGACATCTCGAAGGTGGAGGGCCTTGGTGGCTGCGTCAGACTGGAGGAGCTGTCCCTCAATGACAACAGCATCAGCACCCTCACCG GTCTGTCAAATCTGCATTGTCTAATTAAGCTGAGTGTGGATCGAAACCAGCTGTcggctctggagcagctgccCGGTCTGTCCTTTCTGTCTGTGGAGAGCAACTGCATCAACTCCCTACGCGGCATCCAGGGCCTCCGCTCGCTCTGTGAGCTCTACGCAGCCAACAACCACATTTCTACATCCCGGGATATTTACCATCTGAAG GGACTGACAAACATCATCATCTTGGATCTTTATGGGAATCCTTTATTAGAGAAACTGGAAAACTATCGGATATATGTGGTGTTCCACGTGCCGTCTCTGAAAGCATTGGATGGAATTgcagtg GAGATGAATGAGAGCGAAAGTGCAAAAGACATATTTGGAGGAAGACTCAACCCAGACATGGTAGCAGAGCGACTGGGCCACTCCAGCTACACAGACATTACCTTCCTCTCGCTCCAGTCCTGCTCCATAAG GGTGGTTGACCTGTCTCCAGCAGAAGCCTTCAGCAACCTTCGTAGCCTCAACTTAGATCACAACGGCCTCACCTCGTTCTCGGGCCTCGTCTACCTCCCCAGCATCAAA GCGCTGTCTCTGAACTACAACCACATTGAGTCCATCCTGCCCCGGCAGAAAGTCCACCTGACGAACAGACAGCTGCTCTACAGCAAAGTTCACTCCAGTGGTTATGGTCAACAGAGCTCATCAAGACCCAGCAG GGAAGCTGGGGCCACCGCCAGCCTGGAGCCATTGATGGGAAGCCTGGAGGTGCTGCATTTGAGTCATAATGGCATCTCCAATATGGCcaatctgcagctcagcaggctCACCAATCTTAAAGCACTTTTTCTTCAAG GTAATGAAATCAGCCAGGTGGAGGGACTGGAGGGGCTCCACCAGCTCAGAGAGCTGGTACTGGACAGGAACCGGATCAAGGCTCTGGCTGAGACCTCCTTCGCGGGCCAGGGggccctgctgcagctgcacctggCCGAGAACCGCGTCCGGGAGCTCAACCACCTCCACCCGCTGACGGAGCTGCGCAAGCTTTTCCTGGGGCTGAACAAGCTGCAG GACATTACTGAGCTGGACAAACTGGATGTTCTTCCGTCACTGACTGAACTCTCTGTTATTGGAAATCCT GTTGCTCGTAATTCCCTCCACAGACCAGCGGTAGTGCTCCGTCTGACCCGGTTGCAGGTCCTGGATGGAATGGTGGTCACTCTGGAGGAGAGGACAAGAGCTGAACTCCTTCACATGGATCCGTCG CCGTGCTCCCAACACTGTGGAGGGTCTCTTCCTACTGCTGAACTCAACCTGCCTGGGCTCCTGCTGCCCCTTGTTCCTCCAAACCCCCTCCTAAGAGGAACGAGCCTAAGTGGAGGGCTGCAACACTTCATCCGTGAGCACAGTATTCTCCCGAATAACATGGACGAGGCCCCGTCTTACACATACAAGC AGAAAAAGCACAAGTGCAGTAATGCTGCTCGAAGCACCCAAACTGATGTTAGCTTCAGGCGCCCTCGAAGGACGGGGAGCAGCCTGCCAACCCCAGGTCCACTGTCTGATGGGAACAGAGGCATCATCACATACCCCAGCCAGGAGCAAGACAGCAG GTTCCCAAGTGGCAGTAAACCTCCAACCATGTAG